One part of the Onychomys torridus chromosome 13, mOncTor1.1, whole genome shotgun sequence genome encodes these proteins:
- the LOC118595003 gene encoding 60S ribosomal protein L36a-like: protein MVNVPKTRRTFCKKCGKHQPHKVTQYKKGKDSLYAQGKRRYNRKQSGYGGQTKLIFCKKAKTTKKIVLRLECVESNYRSKRMLAIKRCKHFELGGDKKRKGQVIQF, encoded by the coding sequence ATGGTGAATGTTCCTAAGACCCGCCGGACGTTCTGCAAGAAATGTGGCAAGCACCAACCCCACAAAGTGACCCAGTACAAGAAGGGCAAGGATTCTTTGTACGCCCAGGGAAAGCGGCGCTATAACAGGAAACAGAGCGGCTATGGTGGGCAGACTAAGCTGATTTTCTGCAAAAAGGCTAAAACTACAAAGAAGATTGTGCTGAGACTTGAGTGTGTTGAGTCCAACTACAGATCTAAGAGGATGCTGGCTATTAAGAGATGCAAGCACTTTGAACTGGGAGGCGATAAGAAGAGAAAGGGCCAGGTGATCCAGTTCTAA